The Methanococcus voltae genome has a window encoding:
- the fwdF gene encoding tungsten-dependent formylmethanofuran dehydrogenase subunit FwdF has product MKNVIKDQNDGVIQIKREGVESRILKWEDCVCVGCGICSEICPTKAIDMGPLGAIFKGDIEADKLDISEKCVLCGMCACACPFDAMNLSINGKSIKEMEQYPKIKRDIELNQDKCVLCEQCEIVCPQCAIEVERELPERKTLVLGEISFNDKCVLCGICAEYCPADAIELIPNDLNSKTLKPYKDIVVDTDACVYCKVCEKACPHNAIEAICYKCPLANRIPKPELYKEIKGQTTIDKEVCVTCGWCANICPKDAIEVQKPFEGELIVNEKACNACGACISVCPCNALVFPKSEKQGEIPPRVEVNQDVCVLCGACTHACPVSALDVKRTKINMTDAKAPAWEKAFSKLLK; this is encoded by the coding sequence ATGAAAAATGTTATTAAAGACCAAAATGACGGCGTCATCCAAATTAAAAGAGAGGGCGTTGAAAGCAGAATCTTAAAATGGGAAGATTGTGTTTGTGTTGGTTGCGGAATTTGTAGCGAAATTTGCCCAACAAAAGCTATAGATATGGGACCTTTAGGTGCTATCTTCAAGGGAGACATCGAAGCGGATAAATTAGATATCTCCGAAAAATGTGTATTATGTGGTATGTGTGCTTGTGCTTGTCCATTTGATGCAATGAACTTGTCAATCAACGGCAAATCAATCAAAGAAATGGAACAATACCCAAAAATAAAAAGAGACATTGAATTAAACCAAGACAAGTGTGTATTGTGTGAACAATGTGAAATCGTATGTCCACAATGTGCTATCGAAGTTGAAAGAGAACTTCCTGAAAGAAAAACACTCGTTTTAGGTGAAATTAGCTTTAATGACAAGTGTGTATTATGTGGTATCTGTGCAGAATACTGTCCTGCAGACGCTATCGAATTAATACCAAACGATTTAAACTCAAAAACCTTAAAACCATACAAAGACATCGTTGTAGATACTGATGCTTGTGTATACTGTAAAGTATGTGAAAAAGCTTGTCCACACAATGCTATTGAAGCAATCTGTTACAAGTGTCCATTAGCAAACAGAATTCCAAAACCAGAACTCTACAAAGAAATCAAAGGACAAACAACCATTGATAAAGAAGTATGTGTAACCTGCGGATGGTGTGCTAACATCTGTCCAAAAGACGCTATCGAAGTTCAAAAGCCTTTCGAAGGAGAATTAATCGTTAACGAAAAAGCTTGTAACGCTTGTGGTGCATGTATTTCAGTATGTCCATGTAACGCATTAGTATTCCCTAAATCAGAAAAGCAAGGAGAAATTCCTCCAAGAGTTGAAGTTAACCAAGATGTATGTGTTTTATGTGGAGCTTGTACACACGCTTGTCCAGTAAGTGCATTGGATGTTAAGAGAACAAAAATAAACATGACTGATGCAAAAGCACCAGCTTGGGAAAAAGCATTCTCAAAATTATTAAAATAA
- a CDS encoding 4Fe-4S dicluster domain-containing protein encodes MPEHILSGIKAIVALNLRKEGKLQREIADYLDMDRSIVSHYLHGRYPSRKVIEVSEKIVKLPMELSIPIISSLSDNKQLTKKLINSLYNIAIIYKSNACIGCGKCLECPYDAVSTNDNIGISIDHEACVLCGYCIDECPVSAIRFKSTGEPKFELISQDFE; translated from the coding sequence ATGCCAGAACATATATTGTCAGGGATTAAAGCGATAGTAGCTCTAAATTTAAGAAAAGAAGGTAAATTACAACGTGAAATTGCCGACTATCTTGATATGGATCGCTCAATCGTTTCCCATTATTTGCATGGTAGGTATCCCTCCAGGAAAGTAATTGAAGTTTCTGAAAAGATTGTTAAATTACCAATGGAGTTAAGCATACCCATAATAAGTTCATTGAGTGATAATAAACAACTTACTAAGAAATTAATCAATTCTTTGTACAATATTGCTATTATCTACAAATCAAATGCTTGCATAGGTTGTGGAAAGTGTTTAGAGTGTCCTTATGACGCAGTAAGCACTAACGATAATATCGGTATTTCTATAGACCACGAAGCATGCGTTTTATGTGGCTATTGTATTGATGAGTGCCCTGTTTCAGCAATACGGTTCAAAAGTACGGGAGAACCAAAATTTGAGTTAATTTCCCAAGATTTTGAATAG
- a CDS encoding TIGR02253 family HAD-type hydrolase → MIKGVLFDLDDTLYNSSEFARRARKEALKAMVDAGLHNSEEEAEKVLNRIILQKGSNYSMHFNDLVKALKGDHDPKIIATGIITYHNVKFSLLRPFPDTISSLIKLKSKGLKLGILTDGVTLKQWEKLIRLSICPFFDEVITSEEFGLGKPYPEFFEHGLSKMNLKPEEVVYIGDREDRDIIPAKSLGMKTVRIYQGKYSDIKETSADYSINSLSELPDLLENM, encoded by the coding sequence GTGATAAAAGGTGTATTATTTGACCTTGACGACACGCTGTATAACTCTTCAGAATTCGCTCGAAGGGCACGGAAAGAAGCTTTAAAAGCAATGGTGGACGCAGGATTGCATAATTCAGAAGAAGAAGCTGAAAAAGTTCTTAATCGTATAATCTTACAAAAAGGTTCTAACTATAGTATGCACTTCAACGATTTGGTAAAGGCTTTAAAAGGAGACCATGACCCAAAAATAATTGCTACGGGAATTATAACGTACCACAATGTTAAGTTTTCATTATTAAGACCATTCCCTGATACAATAAGTTCTTTAATTAAATTAAAGAGCAAAGGTTTAAAATTAGGGATATTAACTGATGGAGTCACATTAAAACAATGGGAAAAATTAATAAGATTGTCAATCTGCCCATTTTTTGATGAAGTTATAACTTCAGAGGAATTCGGACTTGGAAAACCCTATCCTGAATTTTTTGAACATGGACTATCTAAAATGAATTTAAAACCTGAAGAAGTTGTTTACATTGGAGATAGGGAAGATAGGGACATAATACCTGCTAAATCCTTAGGTATGAAAACCGTTAGAATATACCAGGGTAAATACAGCGATATAAAAGAAACTAGTGCCGATTATTCAATAAATAGCCTTTCGGAACTCCCTGATTTATTAGAAAACATGTAA
- a CDS encoding energy-converting hydrogenase B subunit P — protein sequence MPKMVLLPKLTMSLGGYIRETVQPYEEGEAEAFPYQNVIVGNPLDEPVKIDVPAYDDEWVERHKDLGLIVVPISTEDDFVGIFKMVQNKVKTTQ from the coding sequence ATGCCTAAAATGGTATTATTGCCCAAATTAACAATGTCCTTAGGGGGCTACATTAGAGAAACAGTACAACCTTATGAAGAGGGCGAGGCAGAAGCTTTCCCTTATCAAAATGTTATAGTTGGAAATCCATTAGATGAGCCAGTTAAGATTGATGTACCGGCTTACGACGATGAATGGGTTGAAAGACACAAAGATTTAGGATTAATTGTAGTTCCAATTAGTACCGAAGATGACTTTGTAGGTATTTTTAAGATGGTACAGAATAAGGTTAAAACTACCCAATAA
- a CDS encoding DUF1890 domain-containing protein — MNILILLGCPEPPLLIPSFMFLLNLLKSKGHQVYVAGNPSALKLIESADPEHHYLKGVGFQPIDNGLKDKFDVDYIFGLTHNDAGINYIVTYKMVYNKETSALIFGTGELGGLTQILDENGIENKSIRAFHNPTPINVMLKRIFKEF; from the coding sequence ATGAATATTTTAATATTATTGGGCTGTCCGGAGCCTCCCTTATTAATCCCTTCATTCATGTTCTTATTAAATTTACTCAAAAGCAAGGGACATCAAGTTTATGTTGCAGGAAATCCCTCTGCATTAAAATTAATTGAATCTGCAGACCCTGAACATCACTACCTCAAAGGTGTAGGTTTTCAACCTATTGATAATGGTTTAAAGGACAAATTTGACGTAGACTACATATTTGGATTAACACATAATGATGCAGGTATTAACTATATAGTAACCTATAAAATGGTTTATAATAAAGAAACGTCAGCGTTAATATTCGGTACTGGAGAATTGGGCGGATTAACCCAAATTTTAGATGAAAATGGCATTGAAAATAAGTCTATACGTGCGTTCCATAATCCAACGCCTATCAATGTTATGTTAAAAAGAATATTTAAAGAATTTTAA
- the purS gene encoding phosphoribosylformylglycinamidine synthase subunit PurS produces MYKAEITVKLKKGVLNPEGQTILKALNFLGFNEVSDVKSFKSIELEFEAENEEKAMERLTEMCNKLLANPVIHDYEIKLEKN; encoded by the coding sequence TTGTATAAAGCTGAAATTACTGTTAAGTTAAAAAAAGGCGTTTTAAACCCTGAAGGACAAACAATATTAAAAGCATTAAACTTTTTAGGTTTTAATGAAGTAAGCGATGTTAAATCATTCAAAAGTATTGAATTAGAGTTTGAAGCAGAAAATGAAGAAAAAGCAATGGAAAGATTAACTGAAATGTGCAATAAATTATTAGCAAACCCTGTAATCCACGATTACGAAATAAAATTAGAAAAAAACTAA
- the purC gene encoding phosphoribosylaminoimidazolesuccinocarboxamide synthase: protein MTSYDLEQIKSKQPLYTGKAKSIYEIDNETVLVEFRDDITAGNGAKHDVKSGKGYLNALISAELFRVLEKAGIPTHFIEYIEPTTTIAKSVKIVPIEVIVRNITAGSLCRKYPFEEGKELKTPIVQFDYKNDEYGDPMLNYDIALALEIATLEQLNEIKEIGLKVNDVLVKYFDNIGIKLVDYKIEIGLTNDGKLVVADEISPDTMRLWDKETNDVMDKDVFRKDLGNVLEKYEIVAKRMGLLE, encoded by the coding sequence ATGACATCTTACGATTTAGAGCAAATAAAATCAAAACAACCATTATACACAGGAAAAGCTAAATCCATTTACGAAATTGACAACGAAACCGTTTTAGTTGAATTCAGGGATGACATAACTGCAGGAAATGGTGCAAAACACGATGTAAAAAGCGGAAAAGGATATTTAAACGCTTTAATTTCAGCAGAATTATTCAGAGTACTCGAAAAAGCAGGAATTCCAACACATTTCATCGAATACATTGAGCCTACAACTACAATCGCAAAAAGTGTTAAAATCGTACCTATCGAAGTAATCGTTAGAAACATAACCGCAGGTAGTTTATGCAGAAAATACCCATTCGAAGAAGGAAAAGAATTAAAAACCCCAATAGTTCAATTTGACTATAAAAATGACGAATACGGCGACCCTATGTTAAACTACGATATCGCTTTAGCTCTCGAAATTGCTACACTCGAGCAATTAAATGAAATTAAAGAAATCGGTTTAAAAGTAAATGACGTTTTAGTTAAATACTTCGATAACATTGGTATTAAATTAGTAGACTATAAAATTGAAATCGGCCTTACAAACGACGGTAAATTAGTTGTAGCTGATGAAATAAGCCCTGATACAATGAGATTATGGGACAAGGAAACAAACGATGTAATGGATAAAGACGTATTTAGAAAAGATTTAGGAAATGTTCTCGAAAAATACGAAATAGTTGCTAAAAGAATGGGTTTATTAGAATAA
- a CDS encoding ACT domain-containing protein gives MENVVITVIGLDKPGIVAGITKIIADSNSNIVDIKQTIMQDLFTMIMMIDIESSNKQLSELKEELEKLGAEINVKITVQHENIFKYMHRL, from the coding sequence ATGGAAAACGTTGTTATAACCGTTATTGGATTGGACAAACCAGGGATTGTTGCAGGAATTACAAAAATTATTGCAGATAGTAACTCAAACATTGTGGATATAAAACAAACTATCATGCAAGATTTATTTACAATGATTATGATGATTGATATTGAAAGCTCAAACAAACAATTGTCAGAACTTAAAGAAGAATTAGAAAAATTAGGTGCTGAAATTAACGTTAAAATTACCGTTCAACACGAAAATATATTTAAATACATGCACAGACTTTAA
- a CDS encoding phenylacetate--CoA ligase family protein — MIWNKTIECRDREEMRELQSKRLCETVNRVYYNVPFYRNKMQELGVYPEDIEGIDDIVKLPFTTKQDLRDNYPFGIFASPMEDIVRVHASSGTTGKPTVVGYTRRDITIWSEIVARTLNFAGVSKDDFIQIAYGYGLFTGGLGLHYGGERLGATVVPISGGNTEKQIQLMQDFKTSVIACTPSYALYLAEAMQERGVDPKSLNLKVGIFGAEPWTEAMRENIEESFGIKAYDIYGLSEIMGPGVACECEAKAGLHINEDHFIPEVIDPNTLEQLPEGQKGELVFTTVTKEGLPLLRYRTRDLTSLNYEKCECGRTLVRMNKCTGRSDDMLIIRGVNVFPSQIESALLKINEVLPHYMLEVDRINNLDVLSVLVEVDPAFFSDKIKELEKLNKRIKKAIVDVIGINVNVKLVEPKTLGRTEGKSKRVVDKRIIQ, encoded by the coding sequence ATGATATGGAACAAAACCATCGAATGTAGGGATAGGGAAGAAATGCGAGAATTACAAAGTAAAAGACTTTGTGAAACTGTTAATCGTGTGTACTACAATGTGCCATTTTACAGAAATAAAATGCAAGAATTGGGCGTTTACCCTGAAGATATTGAAGGTATAGACGATATAGTAAAATTACCATTCACTACAAAACAGGATTTAAGAGACAACTACCCATTCGGGATATTTGCGAGTCCTATGGAAGATATAGTGAGAGTTCACGCATCTTCCGGTACTACAGGTAAGCCTACCGTAGTTGGATACACTCGTAGAGATATTACTATTTGGTCAGAAATTGTGGCAAGAACATTGAATTTTGCAGGTGTTTCTAAAGACGACTTCATACAAATTGCATACGGATACGGTCTTTTTACGGGCGGATTAGGTTTACACTATGGTGGTGAAAGACTTGGAGCTACTGTTGTACCAATATCTGGTGGAAACACAGAAAAACAAATACAACTAATGCAAGACTTTAAAACCAGTGTAATTGCATGTACTCCGTCTTACGCCCTATATTTAGCTGAAGCTATGCAAGAACGTGGCGTTGACCCTAAAAGCTTAAATTTAAAAGTGGGTATTTTTGGAGCTGAACCTTGGACTGAAGCTATGCGTGAAAATATTGAGGAAAGCTTTGGTATTAAGGCATACGATATATATGGTTTAAGCGAAATTATGGGTCCAGGTGTGGCTTGTGAATGTGAAGCTAAAGCTGGTTTACACATTAATGAAGACCACTTCATACCAGAAGTTATTGACCCCAATACACTTGAACAACTCCCTGAAGGTCAAAAAGGTGAGTTAGTATTTACAACTGTTACAAAAGAAGGTTTACCACTCTTAAGGTATAGAACTAGGGACTTAACAAGTCTTAATTATGAAAAATGTGAATGTGGTAGGACATTAGTAAGAATGAACAAATGTACCGGTAGAAGTGACGATATGCTCATTATTAGGGGTGTTAATGTATTCCCATCACAAATTGAGAGCGCTTTGCTTAAAATTAACGAAGTTTTACCCCACTACATGCTTGAGGTCGATAGAATCAACAACTTGGACGTTTTAAGCGTACTCGTTGAAGTTGACCCTGCATTCTTCTCAGATAAAATTAAGGAACTTGAAAAATTAAATAAAAGAATTAAAAAAGCAATTGTAGATGTAATTGGAATCAATGTAAACGTAAAATTGGTAGAACCTAAAACACTTGGTAGAACAGAAGGAAAATCAAAAAGAGTAGTTGATAAAAGAATTATTCAGTAA
- a CDS encoding acetolactate synthase, with translation MIAKQLSVFLENKSGRLYEVMEILEKENINIVALSVADTTEYGILRMVVSDPEKALKALKDNLFSVGLTDIVCICIPNEVGSFSKASKYLSEEEISIEYMYAFALNDKALAVLRTENNEKCIEVLTSKGIEVVSADRLKKI, from the coding sequence ATGATTGCTAAACAATTGTCTGTATTTTTAGAAAATAAATCCGGTAGATTATACGAAGTTATGGAAATTTTGGAAAAAGAAAATATTAATATAGTAGCTTTAAGCGTTGCAGATACTACAGAGTACGGAATATTAAGAATGGTAGTTTCAGACCCTGAAAAAGCTTTAAAAGCACTCAAAGACAATTTATTTTCAGTTGGTTTAACAGATATTGTTTGCATCTGCATACCTAATGAAGTTGGTTCTTTTTCAAAAGCTTCCAAGTATCTTTCTGAAGAAGAAATTAGCATTGAATATATGTATGCTTTTGCATTAAATGACAAAGCTTTAGCCGTTTTAAGAACTGAAAACAACGAAAAATGTATTGAAGTGCTTACTAGCAAAGGAATAGAAGTTGTAAGTGCAGATAGGTTGAAAAAAATCTAA
- the cobS gene encoding adenosylcobinamide-GDP ribazoletransferase: protein MLQEIKALIAFMTKIPVANVTCGFEDMAKYFWFMPLIGTLIGLFGALIAYGLYSIEFSAPLLAGIIVLCTLLYMQGFHHVDGLGDYGDAWMVMGNKRKKLEVMKDVNIGIGGIMFLLFVEFASVFALAHLYGNVSIFEFMKYVILVETCSRLVLLACATCGIPATEGTGRYLVKKSNEMFLLIGILTPLLIGYLLGVFKIAIMLATISAFFGMYFAWKSNKTMGCVTGDILGASAEMGRALLLVLIIALAPAVKYGILNI from the coding sequence ATGTTACAAGAAATCAAAGCACTAATTGCGTTTATGACAAAAATACCTGTAGCAAATGTAACGTGCGGTTTTGAAGACATGGCCAAATATTTTTGGTTTATGCCACTTATCGGTACATTAATAGGGCTTTTTGGAGCTTTAATAGCTTATGGACTTTACAGTATTGAATTTTCCGCTCCGTTACTTGCAGGTATTATCGTACTTTGTACACTTTTATATATGCAAGGATTCCACCATGTTGATGGATTGGGCGATTACGGAGACGCTTGGATGGTAATGGGGAATAAAAGGAAAAAATTAGAAGTAATGAAAGATGTAAACATTGGTATTGGCGGAATAATGTTTTTATTATTTGTTGAATTTGCGTCAGTATTTGCACTAGCACATTTATACGGTAATGTTTCAATTTTTGAGTTTATGAAATATGTCATACTTGTAGAAACTTGCTCGAGACTTGTATTGTTAGCTTGTGCTACTTGTGGTATTCCTGCTACAGAGGGTACTGGACGGTATTTAGTTAAAAAATCTAACGAAATGTTCTTATTAATTGGAATATTGACCCCTTTATTGATTGGTTACTTGTTGGGCGTATTTAAAATAGCCATTATGCTTGCGACAATCTCCGCATTCTTTGGAATGTATTTTGCTTGGAAATCAAACAAAACGATGGGATGTGTTACAGGCGATATATTGGGAGCTTCTGCGGAAATGGGTAGAGCTTTACTTTTAGTTTTAATTATAGCTTTAGCCCCTGCGGTAAAATATGGTATACTCAACATATAA
- a CDS encoding coenzyme F420-0:L-glutamate ligase yields MSKIIENGVIEKRKMELIGLEIPLIKGGEDLAEIIAEYPLENNDIIVIAETVVAKSENNVINKKDVVVSEIAKEIAKKLEKDPEVVQIILNEANEIVKLGDKFIITETKHGFVCANSGVDESNSKDLVKPLPQNPDLSAEKIRERIKELTNLDVGVIINDSMGRPFRNGSCGVAIGVSGICALWDRKGEKDLFGRELKTTEVGIADELAAAASVIMGQSNEGIPVVIVKNAPIPLQKGTGKDLIRKKEFDVFR; encoded by the coding sequence ATGTCAAAAATAATTGAAAATGGCGTAATTGAAAAAAGAAAAATGGAATTAATAGGTTTAGAAATCCCCTTGATTAAAGGTGGCGAAGATTTAGCAGAAATTATCGCAGAATATCCCTTAGAAAATAACGATATAATTGTAATTGCTGAAACAGTTGTTGCAAAATCTGAAAACAATGTTATAAATAAAAAAGACGTTGTAGTATCTGAAATAGCAAAAGAAATTGCCAAAAAACTTGAAAAAGACCCTGAAGTAGTTCAAATTATATTAAATGAGGCAAATGAAATTGTAAAGTTAGGGGATAAGTTTATAATAACGGAAACTAAACACGGCTTTGTTTGTGCAAACAGTGGTGTAGATGAAAGTAATTCTAAAGACTTAGTTAAGCCACTCCCTCAAAACCCGGACCTTAGTGCTGAAAAGATAAGGGAAAGAATTAAAGAGTTAACGAACTTAGATGTTGGCGTTATTATTAATGATAGCATGGGTAGGCCATTTAGAAACGGTTCTTGTGGTGTTGCAATTGGCGTAAGTGGTATCTGTGCATTATGGGATAGGAAAGGTGAAAAGGACCTATTTGGTCGTGAGTTAAAAACCACTGAAGTGGGAATTGCTGACGAGTTAGCTGCAGCTGCTTCTGTTATCATGGGACAATCTAATGAAGGAATACCTGTAGTTATTGTTAAAAATGCACCTATTCCATTACAAAAAGGTACGGGAAAAGATTTAATTAGAAAAAAAGAATTTGACGTATTTAGATAA
- a CDS encoding adenylyltransferase/cytidyltransferase family protein, translated as MSKNENNPELKNNNGNAKKKVALTAGTFDLLHPGHFNTLDFAKKHADELVVVLARDETVKRIKGRKPVIPEEQRKMMIETLKPVDRAILGSLTDKLEPILNIKPDIIVLGPDQTTYQLEELKSQLLERGFETEIIKVEEYVECPFHSSYDILKEIVKRWCNKEIELK; from the coding sequence ATGTCAAAAAACGAAAATAACCCCGAATTAAAAAATAATAACGGAAATGCCAAGAAAAAAGTTGCACTAACTGCAGGTACTTTTGATTTACTGCACCCTGGACACTTTAACACACTTGACTTTGCCAAAAAACACGCGGATGAATTAGTCGTTGTACTTGCTAGAGACGAAACTGTTAAACGTATTAAAGGAAGAAAACCAGTTATTCCTGAAGAACAACGAAAAATGATGATAGAAACACTTAAACCAGTTGACAGAGCCATATTGGGTAGTTTAACAGATAAATTAGAACCTATATTAAATATAAAACCCGATATAATTGTATTAGGTCCTGATCAAACTACATATCAGCTTGAGGAATTGAAAAGCCAACTTTTAGAAAGGGGCTTTGAAACTGAAATAATCAAAGTTGAAGAATATGTAGAATGTCCTTTCCATAGTTCTTATGACATACTAAAGGAAATTGTCAAAAGATGGTGTAACAAGGAAATTGAATTAAAATAA
- the galU gene encoding UTP--glucose-1-phosphate uridylyltransferase GalU codes for MVKKAIIPAAGFGTRLLPITKAQPKEMLPVLGKPIIQYVIEDLAEAGISDVMIVTGKGKYAIENHFDKNFELEERLKKDAKCDALKAISDINNLATIYYTRQGKQLGLGHAIGCGSEFVGGEYSILMVGDTIYSKNVAKELMNAHEKYGCSVIALERVPEEDVSKYGVIAGKQIEEGVYDIDDLVEKPPVSEAPSNLIITGAYLLSPKIFEHIKNTKPGRGNEIQLTDAMKTLLNEEKIIGIELNYKRYDIGDIKGWLEANVELGLEKIPGFKDYLKSLCEEGIDKK; via the coding sequence ATGGTTAAAAAAGCAATAATTCCGGCAGCAGGTTTTGGTACAAGACTATTACCAATTACAAAGGCGCAACCTAAGGAAATGCTCCCCGTATTGGGTAAACCCATAATTCAATATGTAATCGAGGATTTAGCAGAAGCAGGTATCTCAGATGTTATGATTGTTACTGGAAAAGGAAAATATGCAATCGAAAACCATTTTGATAAAAATTTCGAACTCGAAGAACGTTTGAAGAAGGATGCAAAATGTGATGCTTTAAAAGCAATAAGTGATATTAACAATTTAGCGACAATATATTACACAAGACAAGGGAAACAACTAGGATTGGGGCACGCAATTGGTTGCGGTAGTGAATTTGTCGGTGGCGAGTACTCTATTTTAATGGTGGGGGACACAATATACTCTAAAAATGTTGCAAAGGAATTAATGAATGCACACGAAAAATATGGTTGCTCAGTAATTGCACTTGAGAGAGTACCTGAGGAAGATGTTTCAAAATATGGGGTCATAGCAGGCAAACAAATCGAAGAAGGTGTTTATGACATTGATGATTTGGTAGAAAAACCGCCAGTTTCAGAAGCTCCATCAAACTTAATTATCACCGGAGCTTATTTATTATCTCCAAAGATATTTGAACATATTAAAAATACCAAACCAGGGCGTGGAAACGAAATTCAGCTAACCGACGCAATGAAAACACTCTTAAATGAAGAAAAAATTATAGGAATCGAATTAAACTACAAAAGATATGATATCGGAGATATTAAAGGCTGGTTAGAAGCTAATGTTGAATTAGGACTCGAAAAAATACCGGGATTTAAAGACTACTTAAAATCATTATGTGAAGAAGGAATTGATAAAAAATAA
- the fen gene encoding flap endonuclease-1: MGVQLNELISKKSISKKELNNKKIAIDAMNVIYQFLSSIRLRDGTPLKNSSGEVTSAYNGIFYKTINMLEMGLTPIWVFDGQAHELKEVTREERRKTRQKALSEYLVAKKEEDTEKMQKFAKRMNYLDTNMILNCKRLLDLMGVPHLTSGSEGEAQCAEIVKNGDAFAVVSQDYDSLLYGADKVIKNMTSSGSKELEYIELSEVLEELGVTRSQLIDMSILIGTDYNPKGVKGLGPKKALDIVKNNQMEKYVPEIENYSEIRKIFDKPELSEYKKGDLKLKRPDLEGIFKFLVEENDFSEDRVKSSSEKLDGLIKNKLSQSSIDSWF, encoded by the coding sequence ATGGGAGTACAACTTAACGAATTAATTTCAAAAAAATCAATTTCAAAAAAAGAGCTTAACAATAAAAAAATTGCAATTGATGCTATGAATGTAATTTATCAATTTTTATCCAGTATAAGGTTGAGAGATGGGACGCCTTTGAAAAATAGTAGCGGAGAAGTAACTTCTGCCTATAACGGTATATTTTATAAAACCATCAATATGCTTGAAATGGGTTTAACACCGATATGGGTTTTCGATGGTCAGGCTCATGAATTAAAAGAAGTTACACGAGAAGAAAGGCGTAAAACGAGACAAAAAGCACTTAGTGAATACCTTGTTGCAAAAAAAGAGGAAGACACTGAAAAAATGCAAAAATTTGCAAAGAGAATGAATTATTTGGATACAAATATGATTTTAAATTGCAAAAGACTTTTGGATTTAATGGGAGTACCCCATTTAACGTCTGGTTCCGAAGGAGAAGCCCAATGTGCAGAAATAGTAAAAAATGGAGATGCTTTTGCAGTTGTTAGTCAAGATTATGACTCATTACTATACGGTGCGGACAAAGTAATAAAAAATATGACTAGCTCTGGCTCCAAAGAATTAGAATACATAGAATTAAGTGAAGTTTTAGAAGAACTGGGCGTTACTCGTAGTCAATTGATTGATATGTCAATTTTAATAGGTACGGACTACAATCCAAAAGGTGTTAAGGGATTAGGTCCTAAAAAAGCTCTTGATATAGTTAAAAATAATCAGATGGAAAAATACGTGCCTGAGATAGAAAACTATTCAGAAATTAGAAAAATATTTGATAAGCCAGAACTTTCAGAATACAAAAAAGGCGATTTAAAATTAAAAAGACCGGATTTAGAAGGAATTTTTAAATTTTTAGTTGAAGAAAATGATTTTTCAGAAGATAGGGTTAAATCGTCATCTGAAAAATTGGACGGACTGATTAAAAATAAATTATCACAGAGTAGTATAGACAGTTGGTTTTAA